A region of Ictidomys tridecemlineatus isolate mIctTri1 chromosome 4, mIctTri1.hap1, whole genome shotgun sequence DNA encodes the following proteins:
- the Cpsf7 gene encoding cleavage and polyadenylation specificity factor subunit 7 isoform X1: MSEGVDLIDIYADEEFNQDPEFNNTDQIDLYDDVLTATSQPSDDRSSSTEPPPPVRQEPSPKPNNKTPAILYTYSGLRNRRAAVYVGSFSWWTTDQQLIQVIRSIGVYDVVELKFAENRANGQSKGYAEVVVASENSVHKLLELLPGKVLNGEKVDVRPATRQNLSQFEAQARKRECVRVPRGGIPPRAHSRDSSDSADGRATPSENLVPSSARVDKPPSVLPYFNRPPSALPLMGLPPPPIPPPPPLSSSFGVPPPPPGIHYQHLMPPPPRLPPHLAVPPPGAIPPALHLNPAFFPPPNATVGPPPDTYMKASTPYNHHGSRDSGPPPSTVSEAEFEEIMKRNRAISSSAISKAVSGASAGDYSDAIETLLTAIAVIKQSRVANDERCRVLISSLKDCLHGIEAKSYSVGASGSSSRKRHRSRERSPSRSRESSRRHRDLLHNEDRHDDYFQERNREHERHRDRERDRHH, from the exons GACCCTGAGTTCAACAATACAGATCAGATTGACCTGTATGATGATGTGCTGACAGCCACCTCACAGCCCTCAGATGACAGAAGCAGCagcactgagccacctcctcctGTTCGCCAGGAGCCATCTCCCAAGCCCAACAACAAGACCCCTGCAATTCTGTATACCTACAGTGGCCTGCGCAATAGACGAGCAGCTGTCTATGTGGGCAGTTTCTCCTGG TGGACCACAGACCAGCAGCTGATCCAGGTTATTCGCTCCATAGGAGTCTATGATGTGGTGGAGTTAAAATTTGCAGAGAATCGAGCAAATGGACAGTCCAAAGG gtatgCTGAGGTGGTGGTAGcctctgaaaactctgttcacaaATTATTAGAACTCTTGCCTGGAAAAGTTCTTAATGGAGAAAAAGTGGATGTGAGGCCGGCCACCCGACAGAACCTGTCACAGTTTGAGGCACAGGCTCGGAAACGTGAGTGCGTCCGAGTCCCAAGAGGGG GAATACCTCCACGGGCCCACTCTCGAGATTCTAGTGATTCTGCTGATGGACGGGCCACACCCTCTGAGAACCTTGTACCCTCATCTGCTCGTGTGGATAAGCCCCCCAGCGTGCTGCCCTACTTCAATCGCCCTCCTTCAGCCCTTCCCCTGATGGGTCTGCCCCCGCCCCCAATTCCACCCCCACCACCTCTGTCTTCAAGCTTTGgggtccctcctcctcctcctggcatCCACTATCAGCATCTCATGCCCCCCCCTCCTCGATTACCTCCACATCTGGCTGTACCTCCCCCTGGGGCCATTCCACCTGCCCTTCACCTCAATCCAGCCTTCTTCCCCCCACCAAATGCTACAGTGGGGCCTCCACCAGATACTTACATGAAGGCCTCAACACCCTATAACCACCATGGCAG CCGAGATTCGGGCCCTCCGCCCTCTACAGTGAGTGAAGCTGAGTTTGAAGAGATCATGAAGCGAAACAGAGCAATTTCCAGCAGTGCCATTTCCAAAGCAGTGTCTGGAGCCAGTGCAG GGGATTACAGTGATGCAATTGAGACCCTGCTCACAGCCATTGCAGTTATCAAACAGTCCCGGGTCGCCAATGATGAGCGTTGCCGTGTCCTCATCTCCTCTCTTAAGGACTGTCTTCATGGCATTGAGGCCAAGTCCTACAGTGTGGGTGCCAGCGGGAGCTCTTCCAG gaaaagacatcggTCCAGGGAGCGGTCACCCAGCCGGTCCCGGGAGAGCAGCAGGAGGCACCGGGATCTGCTTCATAATGAAGATCGACATGATGATTATTTCCAAGAAAGGAACCGGGAGCACGAGAGACACCGGGATAGAGAGCGGGACCGGCACCACTGA
- the Cpsf7 gene encoding cleavage and polyadenylation specificity factor subunit 7 isoform X2: MSEGVDLIDIYADEEFNQDPEFNNTDQIDLYDDVLTATSQPSDDRSSSTEPPPPVRQEPSPKPNNKTPAILYTYSGLRNRRAAVYVGSFSWWTTDQQLIQVIRSIGVYDVVELKFAENRANGQSKGYAEVVVASENSVHKLLELLPGKVLNGEKVDVRPATRQNLSQFEAQARKRIPPRAHSRDSSDSADGRATPSENLVPSSARVDKPPSVLPYFNRPPSALPLMGLPPPPIPPPPPLSSSFGVPPPPPGIHYQHLMPPPPRLPPHLAVPPPGAIPPALHLNPAFFPPPNATVGPPPDTYMKASTPYNHHGSRDSGPPPSTVSEAEFEEIMKRNRAISSSAISKAVSGASAGDYSDAIETLLTAIAVIKQSRVANDERCRVLISSLKDCLHGIEAKSYSVGASGSSSRKRHRSRERSPSRSRESSRRHRDLLHNEDRHDDYFQERNREHERHRDRERDRHH, from the exons GACCCTGAGTTCAACAATACAGATCAGATTGACCTGTATGATGATGTGCTGACAGCCACCTCACAGCCCTCAGATGACAGAAGCAGCagcactgagccacctcctcctGTTCGCCAGGAGCCATCTCCCAAGCCCAACAACAAGACCCCTGCAATTCTGTATACCTACAGTGGCCTGCGCAATAGACGAGCAGCTGTCTATGTGGGCAGTTTCTCCTGG TGGACCACAGACCAGCAGCTGATCCAGGTTATTCGCTCCATAGGAGTCTATGATGTGGTGGAGTTAAAATTTGCAGAGAATCGAGCAAATGGACAGTCCAAAGG gtatgCTGAGGTGGTGGTAGcctctgaaaactctgttcacaaATTATTAGAACTCTTGCCTGGAAAAGTTCTTAATGGAGAAAAAGTGGATGTGAGGCCGGCCACCCGACAGAACCTGTCACAGTTTGAGGCACAGGCTCGGAAAC GAATACCTCCACGGGCCCACTCTCGAGATTCTAGTGATTCTGCTGATGGACGGGCCACACCCTCTGAGAACCTTGTACCCTCATCTGCTCGTGTGGATAAGCCCCCCAGCGTGCTGCCCTACTTCAATCGCCCTCCTTCAGCCCTTCCCCTGATGGGTCTGCCCCCGCCCCCAATTCCACCCCCACCACCTCTGTCTTCAAGCTTTGgggtccctcctcctcctcctggcatCCACTATCAGCATCTCATGCCCCCCCCTCCTCGATTACCTCCACATCTGGCTGTACCTCCCCCTGGGGCCATTCCACCTGCCCTTCACCTCAATCCAGCCTTCTTCCCCCCACCAAATGCTACAGTGGGGCCTCCACCAGATACTTACATGAAGGCCTCAACACCCTATAACCACCATGGCAG CCGAGATTCGGGCCCTCCGCCCTCTACAGTGAGTGAAGCTGAGTTTGAAGAGATCATGAAGCGAAACAGAGCAATTTCCAGCAGTGCCATTTCCAAAGCAGTGTCTGGAGCCAGTGCAG GGGATTACAGTGATGCAATTGAGACCCTGCTCACAGCCATTGCAGTTATCAAACAGTCCCGGGTCGCCAATGATGAGCGTTGCCGTGTCCTCATCTCCTCTCTTAAGGACTGTCTTCATGGCATTGAGGCCAAGTCCTACAGTGTGGGTGCCAGCGGGAGCTCTTCCAG gaaaagacatcggTCCAGGGAGCGGTCACCCAGCCGGTCCCGGGAGAGCAGCAGGAGGCACCGGGATCTGCTTCATAATGAAGATCGACATGATGATTATTTCCAAGAAAGGAACCGGGAGCACGAGAGACACCGGGATAGAGAGCGGGACCGGCACCACTGA
- the Tmem216 gene encoding transmembrane protein 216 isoform X2 — protein MAPRGNRLSSTPLEILFFLNGWYYATYFLLELFIFLYKGLLLPYPTANLVLDVVMLLLYLGIEVIRLFFGTKGNLCQQKMPLGISVALTFPSAMMASYYLLLQTYVLRLEAIMNGILLFFCGSELLLEVLTLAAFSSMDRI, from the exons ATGGCGCCGCGAG GTAACCGGTTGTCCTCAACACCCCTGGAAATCTTGTTCTTCCTGAATGGGTGGTATTATGCTACCTATTTCCTGCTAGAACTCTTCATATTCCTGTACAAAG GTCTCCTGCTGCCATATCCAACAGCCAATCTAGTATTGGATGTGGTGATGCTCCTCCTTTATCTTGGAATTGAAGTAATTCGACTGTTTTTTG GTACAAAGGGAAACCTCTGCCAGCAAAAGATGCCACTTGGCATTAGTGTGGCCTTGACCTTCCCATCTGCCATGATGGCCTCCTATTACCTGCTGCTACAGACCTACGTACTCCGCCTGGAAGCCATCATGAACGGCATCTTGCTCTTCTTCTGTGGCTCAGAGCTGCTGCTTGAGGTGCTTACCCTAGCTGCTTTTTCCAG TATGGACAGGATTTGA
- the Cpsf7 gene encoding cleavage and polyadenylation specificity factor subunit 7 isoform X3, which translates to MWTTDQQLIQVIRSIGVYDVVELKFAENRANGQSKGYAEVVVASENSVHKLLELLPGKVLNGEKVDVRPATRQNLSQFEAQARKRECVRVPRGGIPPRAHSRDSSDSADGRATPSENLVPSSARVDKPPSVLPYFNRPPSALPLMGLPPPPIPPPPPLSSSFGVPPPPPGIHYQHLMPPPPRLPPHLAVPPPGAIPPALHLNPAFFPPPNATVGPPPDTYMKASTPYNHHGSRDSGPPPSTVSEAEFEEIMKRNRAISSSAISKAVSGASAGDYSDAIETLLTAIAVIKQSRVANDERCRVLISSLKDCLHGIEAKSYSVGASGSSSRKRHRSRERSPSRSRESSRRHRDLLHNEDRHDDYFQERNREHERHRDRERDRHH; encoded by the exons ATG TGGACCACAGACCAGCAGCTGATCCAGGTTATTCGCTCCATAGGAGTCTATGATGTGGTGGAGTTAAAATTTGCAGAGAATCGAGCAAATGGACAGTCCAAAGG gtatgCTGAGGTGGTGGTAGcctctgaaaactctgttcacaaATTATTAGAACTCTTGCCTGGAAAAGTTCTTAATGGAGAAAAAGTGGATGTGAGGCCGGCCACCCGACAGAACCTGTCACAGTTTGAGGCACAGGCTCGGAAACGTGAGTGCGTCCGAGTCCCAAGAGGGG GAATACCTCCACGGGCCCACTCTCGAGATTCTAGTGATTCTGCTGATGGACGGGCCACACCCTCTGAGAACCTTGTACCCTCATCTGCTCGTGTGGATAAGCCCCCCAGCGTGCTGCCCTACTTCAATCGCCCTCCTTCAGCCCTTCCCCTGATGGGTCTGCCCCCGCCCCCAATTCCACCCCCACCACCTCTGTCTTCAAGCTTTGgggtccctcctcctcctcctggcatCCACTATCAGCATCTCATGCCCCCCCCTCCTCGATTACCTCCACATCTGGCTGTACCTCCCCCTGGGGCCATTCCACCTGCCCTTCACCTCAATCCAGCCTTCTTCCCCCCACCAAATGCTACAGTGGGGCCTCCACCAGATACTTACATGAAGGCCTCAACACCCTATAACCACCATGGCAG CCGAGATTCGGGCCCTCCGCCCTCTACAGTGAGTGAAGCTGAGTTTGAAGAGATCATGAAGCGAAACAGAGCAATTTCCAGCAGTGCCATTTCCAAAGCAGTGTCTGGAGCCAGTGCAG GGGATTACAGTGATGCAATTGAGACCCTGCTCACAGCCATTGCAGTTATCAAACAGTCCCGGGTCGCCAATGATGAGCGTTGCCGTGTCCTCATCTCCTCTCTTAAGGACTGTCTTCATGGCATTGAGGCCAAGTCCTACAGTGTGGGTGCCAGCGGGAGCTCTTCCAG gaaaagacatcggTCCAGGGAGCGGTCACCCAGCCGGTCCCGGGAGAGCAGCAGGAGGCACCGGGATCTGCTTCATAATGAAGATCGACATGATGATTATTTCCAAGAAAGGAACCGGGAGCACGAGAGACACCGGGATAGAGAGCGGGACCGGCACCACTGA
- the Tmem216 gene encoding transmembrane protein 216 isoform X1: protein MLLLYLGIEVIRLFFGTKGNLCQQKMPLGISVALTFPSAMMASYYLLLQTYVLRLEAIMNGILLFFCGSELLLEYGQDLKYKNFSLQLRLTPHKYAYGTVACTCEKRGSHWPGKVVRLFLSIDIWVSSPQKASGHDWLDQDCQPQRLFYTPF, encoded by the exons ATGCTCCTCCTTTATCTTGGAATTGAAGTAATTCGACTGTTTTTTG GTACAAAGGGAAACCTCTGCCAGCAAAAGATGCCACTTGGCATTAGTGTGGCCTTGACCTTCCCATCTGCCATGATGGCCTCCTATTACCTGCTGCTACAGACCTACGTACTCCGCCTGGAAGCCATCATGAACGGCATCTTGCTCTTCTTCTGTGGCTCAGAGCTGCTGCTTGAG TATGGACAGGATTTGAAGTACAAAAATTTCAGCCTGCAGCTGAGGCTGACACCACACAAATATGCTTATGGTACTGTTGCCTGCACCTGTGAGAAGCGGGGGTCACACTGGCCTGGAAAGGTTGTACGGCTTTTCCTCAGCATTGACATTTGGGTGTCCAGCCCACAGAAGGCCAGCGGGCATGATTGGCTAGACCAGGACTGTCAGCCCCAGAGACTCTTCTATACTCCATTCTAG
- the Tmem216 gene encoding transmembrane protein 216 isoform X3, giving the protein MAPRGNRLSSTPLEILFFLNGWYYATYFLLELFIFLYKGLLLPYPTANLVLDVVMLLLYLGIEVIRLFFGTKGNLCQQKMPLGISVALTFPSAMMASYYLLLQTYVLRLEAIMNGILLFFCGSELLLEYGQDLKYKNFSLQLRLTPHKYAYGTVACTCEKRGSHWPGKVVRLFLSIDIWVSSPQKASGHDWLDQDCQPQRLFYTPF; this is encoded by the exons ATGGCGCCGCGAG GTAACCGGTTGTCCTCAACACCCCTGGAAATCTTGTTCTTCCTGAATGGGTGGTATTATGCTACCTATTTCCTGCTAGAACTCTTCATATTCCTGTACAAAG GTCTCCTGCTGCCATATCCAACAGCCAATCTAGTATTGGATGTGGTGATGCTCCTCCTTTATCTTGGAATTGAAGTAATTCGACTGTTTTTTG GTACAAAGGGAAACCTCTGCCAGCAAAAGATGCCACTTGGCATTAGTGTGGCCTTGACCTTCCCATCTGCCATGATGGCCTCCTATTACCTGCTGCTACAGACCTACGTACTCCGCCTGGAAGCCATCATGAACGGCATCTTGCTCTTCTTCTGTGGCTCAGAGCTGCTGCTTGAG TATGGACAGGATTTGAAGTACAAAAATTTCAGCCTGCAGCTGAGGCTGACACCACACAAATATGCTTATGGTACTGTTGCCTGCACCTGTGAGAAGCGGGGGTCACACTGGCCTGGAAAGGTTGTACGGCTTTTCCTCAGCATTGACATTTGGGTGTCCAGCCCACAGAAGGCCAGCGGGCATGATTGGCTAGACCAGGACTGTCAGCCCCAGAGACTCTTCTATACTCCATTCTAG